One Nicotiana tomentosiformis chromosome 4, ASM39032v3, whole genome shotgun sequence genomic window carries:
- the LOC138909969 gene encoding uncharacterized protein produces the protein MSIPQKHHDYQNTTSASTHQVKRVLIDPGSSANIIRSRFVNQLGLQDQIVPAAWILNGFNMASEIILPINVAGTTQETKFHVIEGDMRYNVLLGRPWIHNMKAVPSTLHQMLKFPTPDRVKIVYGEQHAAKEMFAVDEVIPVLALSSTKGSEFKEKQESK, from the exons atgtcGATCCCACaaaagcaccacgattatcagaatacaacttcagcatcgacgcatcag gttaaacgtgttttaattgatccaggaagctcggccaatattattcgatcgaggttCGTGAatcagctcggcctacaagatcagatcgtacccgcagctTGGATTCttaatggcttcaacatggcaagtgaaatcatcctaccaataaatgtagccggaactactcaagaaacaaagttccatgtgatcgagggagatatgagatacaacgtaCTTCTCGGAAGAccttggattcacaacatgaaggcggtcccctcaaccctacaccaaatgttgaagttcccaacaccggataGAGTAAAAATagtgtatggggaacaacatgctgccaaagagatgtttgcggtcgatgaagTAATACCGGTATTGGCGCTTTCATCAACAAAGGGATCAGAGTTCAAAGAAAAACAGGAATCTAAATAG
- the LOC104118280 gene encoding protein SRC2-like — MDCRRFEITLISASDLEDVRKLFKMKVHARVSIGSNPNTEKRTPTDKHGEINPAWNFSMKYTISESMIQYPNDMLVIKLYCKRKLGDRYIGEVHTSMKELYEYAYPNGGSAVMNYPVQKGSAQSQGVLRFSYRFGEKVTVDKLVMAESVAGWSMC, encoded by the coding sequence ATGGACTGCAGAAGATTTGAAATTACACTAATATCAGCAAGTGATCTTGAAGATGTTCGAAAGCTATTCAAGATGAAAGTCCACGCTAGGGTTTCCATAGGAAGCAACCCCAACACCGAAAAAAGAACGCCGACGGACAAACACGGCGAGATAAATCCGGCGTGGAACTTTAGCATGAAGTATACAATATCCGAGTCAATGATACAGTACCCTAATGATATGCTAGTTATAAAGTTATATTGCAAGAGGAAGCTCGGGGATCGGTATATTGGAGAAGTGCATACTTCAATGAAGGAGCTTTATGAATATGCATACCCTAATGGAGGCAGTGCTGTAATGAATTATCCTGTACAAAAAGGCTCTGCTCAATCTCAAGGTGTTTTGAGGTTTTCTTATAGGTTTGGAGAAAAAGTTACCGTTGATAAGTTAGTTATGGCTGAGAGCGTTGCTGGTTGGAGTATGTGCTAA